From the genome of Candidatus Methylomirabilota bacterium:
GTCAGGAGGTCTTTTACCGGATGGTTGGCGCCGTGATGGCCGAACTTGAGCTTGTACGTCTTGCCGCCGAAGGCTAACGCCAGGATCTGGTTTCCGAGGCAGATGCCGAAGATCGGCGCCTTGCCGATGAGCCCACGGACGGATTCGACCAGGTACGGCACGCCCTCCGGGTCGCCCGGGCCGTTGGAGAGGAAGACGCCGTGGGGTTTCCGCTCGAGGACGGCCGCCGCCGGCGTATTCGCGGGCACCACCTCGACCTCGCAGCCGAGCGAGGACAGCTGGCGCAGGATATTGCGCTTGATCCCCGAGTCGAAGGCGACGACGCGGAAGCGCGCTTTGGGAGCCCGCGTGTAGCCCTTGGCGATGGTCCATTCGCCCTCGCTCCAGCCGTACGGCGCGTCCACGGTCACCTCGCCGACGAGGTCCCGGCCGACCAGGCCCGGCAGGGCCCGCGCCCGCTCGACGACGCGCCCCGCATCCGCGTCCTCTGTCGAGATGATGCCCTCTTGCGCGCCGTGGTCCCGCAGGTGGCGCGTGAGCGCGCGCGTGTCGATGCCCTGGATGCCGACGATGCCGTGCTCGCGCATGTAGTCCTCGATCGCCACCCGCCCGCGCCAGCTCGACGGGTACGCGCAGGCCTCCTTGACGATGAAGCCGTTGACCCACGG
Proteins encoded in this window:
- the carA gene encoding glutamine-hydrolyzing carbamoyl-phosphate synthase small subunit, with translation MTSALLALADGRVFKGRACGATGEAHGEVVFNTSMTGYQEIMTDPSYHGQLVCMTYPLIGNYGINAEDVESRRPWVNGFIVKEACAYPSSWRGRVAIEDYMREHGIVGIQGIDTRALTRHLRDHGAQEGIISTEDADAGRVVERARALPGLVGRDLVGEVTVDAPYGWSEGEWTIAKGYTRAPKARFRVVAFDSGIKRNILRQLSSLGCEVEVVPANTPAAAVLERKPHGVFLSNGPGDPEGVPYLVESVRGLIGKAPIFGICLGNQILALAFGGKTYKLKFGHHGANHPVKDLLTGRVEITAQNHGFAVDPKSVEKFGLVETHVNLNDDTSEGMRHRELPVFSVQYHPEASPGPHDSHYLFQRFIKLMEGG